The genomic segment AAACACTAGGaatacattatgatgtataaaattttgttagcacaagaaataaatttcaattgaaaattaaacaagagagagaaaatacataaataaataagggAAGTgactttttatccttttttattGTGTATGCATTTCACGAgttgtaaataaatttcttaatataaGAAACTCATATCTAAAAACACAATTCAATAGTTactataaaattcattattataaaatttacattttttcatatgtTTCTTCATATCCACAAGTAATGCaagtgtgtgtatatgtatcaTCATGTTCATTATATGTATCTTCTCCAAACTCGTGCATATGAGAAGCTTTTGATGTTTTATCATATAATGAGCTCCTAACTTGCATTCTTAATTGTTTAATCTGTACAATACAAAAATAGTAAGTTGGTAAgataaaaatatctatattgatattattttgtattaaagTACAAGTACgatattagatttgaaatacgTTTATCATTAcctttttgttaaatttttttattttagctcCTTCCCTCTTAACATCACgtaattctttttcctttaataatttttcttcagaACCCCATACTTGTAAAGCTCTCTCTTCTATTTGTAGTtgcaaatacaatttcatttcacCCCAATTTGCATTATGgggattttttttaataatacattttaatggAGGTTCTCTTTTATCCAAATCacaatcttttaataaatactCTTGTTTTGCTTCTGTTTTTGTAATCAAAGAGTGCTTGCCCTTAGGATCTCTAATACAAAAAACTAATTATAATAATCTaaagttttatattaaaataattgctaGTTCAAATAATGCTTGTATACCTGCAGTTATCACATACAGATAAATTAAATGTTTGTAGTAGATATGAgtctttaaattcatttttacattCATCACAATGAGGAAAATCTATAAGAATAGGTGCAGGTTTTGATATTATTTGTaactgaaaagaaagaaaatattaattatgaaatcCAGTTAATATTTAGTGTAATAACtattaaaatagttaaaaatgTTATACCATTTGTTGTTCTAATTCATCACTTTCTTCTATAAGAAAACCTCCTCCACTATCTATAACACGTTGTCCTTGAACTTTATAAGACGTACTCTTTCCTGAATCTTCGTTTTCACTTTAAAAAAGTACAAATGTtttgttatacaatttatttttctaacttttgATATTGGCAACGTACCTCCTTATATAAGGATGAGAAACTATTTTAGATTTTCTTAAAAGTAATGCTTTTTGACGATTTCGCTCTGCACGTTCTTTAAAGTGCTgacaattttctattaattcttcATCCTTTGATGGATCATTTACATCTAATGTAATAGACATTTTTGCAACTGTACTTTTAAAACGCAAGATTTGTTTTAAATTCAGAAAACTTTAACctaaaaacgaataaaataaataaaaaaatgagcATTGTGTAATAATATTGTTTATGTCATATTCCTAATAACAGCAAGTACACTtacacatacgtatatataatccAACAGGTTAAGTATAAACTTCACTATATATTGAATATGTAACtaataaagttaaaagaaatgatcatattttataattataattacaatataaatttttattcttatatatGACACCCtttctacattttataatataattaaacataGATAGTGCTTTATAAAAAGTATAGCAAAATcagataaaatacatataaaatgtaAGATTTTGATATATATTTAGCATTTGAAAACGTACTTTCTAACTATTGAACAATATGTACTTTAGTATGAATTTCACTTGTATACTTTGAACTTCAATTCTTTAGCTCATTTTGAGGTAACTACCGGTGAATAATAGCAATCCgccattttatctttttaagaatatatatatatatatatctaaaccAATTCTATATTCCGCGAAgtttaattttttgaatttaaTTGACTAACTCGAACTTTACATAGCGAATTCGAAAAAGCGATTTGTGTGTTAGTTATAAGAAGTTGATAAAAATGATAGATTAGTATTCTAAATTTATTgcatgttataagttattattaTGAATGTAACTGAATATCacgttttgaattttaaattaaacagTCATGACTGTATGcgcatttatatattattctgttgatttgaaattttgttgtaAGAAATGCAAAAAGAAATATTGGATTTTTGTAGTACATGTAAATCGAGTCGAGTTCTACGTCGCAGTTTttcaagatattaatttatgaagCAAGATGATTACACAAGGTAGGGATAAGACATTAACTATCAACatcttttttgaatatttatatttcaatatacatATCACGCTTATACTTACAAATAACACattgtacaaaataaatattcatagtaTGTACATATCAACTTTAAGGACGTAGATGCAAATCTAGAAGCTATTAGTTACTGTTTTCTTACCTCTTTTAAAAAAgtcttttacgttatattaatattaattacaaatgtTAAATAAGTCATCTTTTGAACTTTTATCTCGTGCAAGTTAAAATCATAGGAAGGaatgaatatatgtatttatttcctcATTAGAAGTTCGCAACAAGTACCAAATGTAGCTAAAGATGGTGGTATATCTTCCATTAATCTAATTATGCATAAGGCATGCGCTatatgttttcctttttttaattctcGTATAAGAATTTCTGCATTTTCCTTTACATCTGTTAGAGATCGATTCACAAAGACATGTTCAATGATTCGATCAAATATTTCGTGATTCGGGTCGAAGTATGCcgttaaatttttcaaaaataacatTTCTAGTATTGGTGCTGACAATGTTAATtcctaaaacataaaataacattagtaggaatatgtaaaataaaagcaTGAACTTGTTGATGTACGTGC from the Bombus terrestris chromosome 1, iyBomTerr1.2, whole genome shotgun sequence genome contains:
- the LOC100651909 gene encoding DNA repair protein complementing XP-A cells homolog is translated as MSITLDVNDPSKDEELIENCQHFKERAERNRQKALLLRKSKIVSHPYIRSENEDSGKSTSYKVQGQRVIDSGGGFLIEESDELEQQMLQIISKPAPILIDFPHCDECKNEFKDSYLLQTFNLSVCDNCRDPKGKHSLITKTEAKQEYLLKDCDLDKREPPLKCIIKKNPHNANWGEMKLYLQLQIEERALQVWGSEEKLLKEKELRDVKREGAKIKKFNKKIKQLRMQVRSSLYDKTSKASHMHEFGEDTYNEHDDTYTHTCITCGYEETYEKM